A single window of Acinetobacter wuhouensis DNA harbors:
- the gltA gene encoding citrate synthase — protein MSAATGKKAVLELDGKKIELPIYSGTLGPDVIDVKDVLASGHFTFDPGFMATASCESKITFIDGDKGVLLHRGYPIAQLATQASYLETCYLLLSGELPTAEQKTDFENKVRNHTMVHDQVSRFFNGFRRDAHPMAVMCGVVGALSAFYHNGFDVENVDHREITAVRLVAKIPTLAAWTYKYTIGQPFVYPRNDLSYAENFLYMMFATPADRDYKVNPILAKAMDRIFTLHADHEQNASTSTVRLAGSTGANPYACIAAGIAALWGPAHGGANEAVLKMLDEIGSVENVAPFMEKVKTKEVKLMGFGHRVYKNFDPRAKVMKETCDEVLSALGINDPQLELAMELERIALSDPYFIERKLYPNVDFYSGIILKAIGIPTEMFTVIFALARTVGWISHWLEMHSGPYKIGRPRQLYTGETQRDIQR, from the coding sequence ATGTCTGCAGCAACTGGCAAGAAAGCCGTTCTAGAGCTTGATGGCAAAAAAATTGAATTACCAATTTACAGCGGCACATTGGGCCCAGATGTAATCGACGTTAAGGATGTGTTGGCTTCAGGTCACTTTACTTTTGATCCTGGTTTTATGGCTACTGCTTCTTGCGAGTCTAAAATCACTTTCATCGATGGTGACAAAGGCGTTCTTTTACACCGTGGTTATCCAATTGCACAACTTGCAACTCAAGCTTCTTACTTAGAAACTTGCTATTTATTGTTAAGCGGTGAGCTTCCAACTGCTGAACAAAAAACAGACTTCGAAAACAAAGTCCGCAATCACACTATGGTTCACGACCAAGTTAGCCGTTTCTTCAATGGTTTCCGTCGTGATGCTCACCCTATGGCTGTTATGTGTGGTGTAGTTGGTGCGTTATCTGCGTTCTATCACAATGGTTTTGATGTTGAAAATGTTGATCACCGTGAAATCACTGCAGTTCGTTTAGTTGCTAAGATTCCTACTTTGGCTGCTTGGACTTACAAATATACAATCGGTCAACCGTTCGTATATCCACGTAACGATTTAAGCTATGCTGAAAACTTCTTGTACATGATGTTTGCTACTCCAGCAGATCGTGACTACAAAGTTAACCCTATTCTTGCGAAAGCAATGGATCGTATCTTTACGCTTCATGCTGACCATGAGCAAAACGCGTCTACGTCTACAGTACGTTTAGCGGGTTCTACTGGTGCTAACCCATACGCTTGTATCGCTGCGGGTATTGCTGCACTTTGGGGACCTGCTCACGGTGGTGCGAACGAAGCTGTTCTTAAGATGCTTGATGAAATCGGCTCTGTAGAAAACGTTGCTCCGTTCATGGAAAAAGTAAAAACTAAAGAAGTTAAACTTATGGGCTTCGGTCACCGAGTTTATAAAAACTTCGATCCACGTGCGAAAGTAATGAAAGAGACTTGTGACGAAGTGTTAAGCGCACTTGGTATCAACGATCCTCAATTAGAACTTGCGATGGAACTTGAGCGTATTGCGTTAAGCGACCCGTACTTCATCGAACGTAAACTTTACCCGAACGTAGACTTCTACTCAGGTATCATCCTTAAAGCGATTGGTATCCCAACAGAAATGTTTACTGTAATCTTCGCGCTTGCACGTACTGTTGGTTGGATCAGCCACTGGTTAGAAATGCACAGCGGACCTTACAAAATCGGTCGTCCTCGTCAGCTTTATACTGGCGAAACTCAACGCGATATCCAACGTTAA
- the sdhD gene encoding succinate dehydrogenase, hydrophobic membrane anchor protein: MKSATGLTGSGSRDWYIQRVSAVVLAVYTVVVLGWILCNGGFNYEQWFGFMMTLPMKILSLLAVLSLVAHAWIGMWQVFTDYVTTRQMGPSASGLRLVLTSAVIIAVFAYAIWAIQIFWAN; this comes from the coding sequence ATGAAAAGTGCTACAGGTTTAACGGGTTCAGGTTCTCGTGATTGGTATATCCAACGTGTGAGTGCTGTTGTGCTTGCTGTTTATACTGTTGTGGTTTTGGGTTGGATTCTCTGCAATGGCGGATTTAACTATGAGCAATGGTTTGGCTTCATGATGACACTTCCGATGAAGATTTTATCTTTATTGGCTGTTTTGTCTTTAGTTGCACACGCTTGGATTGGTATGTGGCAAGTATTCACTGACTATGTGACTACACGTCAAATGGGTCCTTCGGCTTCAGGTTTGCGTTTGGTATTGACTTCTGCAGTGATTATTGCAGTTTTTGCATACGCGATTTGGGCAATCCAGATTTTTTGGGCGAATTGA
- a CDS encoding FAD-binding protein, with translation MGAIIPKEDYTNIPHETFDAVIVGGGGSGMRASYQLAQAGLKVAVLTKVFPTRSHTVAAQGGIGASLGNMQEDNWHYHFYDTVKGSDWLGDQDAIEFMTREAPQVVYELEHLGMPFDRNADGTIYQRPFGGHAANYGEKPVPRACAAADRTGHALLHTLYQSNVKMGTQFFVEWIALDLIRNEEGDVLGVTAIDQETGKIAVFQGKATLFATGGAGRVYRASTNAYINTGDGLGMAARAGIPLQDMEFWQFHPTGVAGAGVLLTEGCRGEGAILRNKDGEPFMERYAPTLKDLAPRDFVSRSMDQEIKEGRGCGPKGDYILLDMTHLGADTIMKRLPSVFEIGKKFANVDITKEAIPVVPTIHYQMGGIPTNIHGQVVLPESAETQELVANYNKETGVYSHNGGERNFTKPVKGFYAIGECSCVSVHGANRLGTNSLLDLVVFGKAAGEHIIDYVTKHHGDEYTPLPTTVLVNTVNRIKHLDDSTSGENAQEVADAIRDIVQDHAGVFRTQALLDEGVKQILAIEPRVRNIHLKDKSKVFNTARIEALEVENLYEVAKATLISAAARKECRGAHTVVDYELPPDHADYPYGRRDDEWMKHTLWFSTDNHLEYKPVRYNPLKVDPIPPKPRTF, from the coding sequence ATGGGCGCTATAATCCCTAAAGAAGATTACACAAATATTCCACACGAAACTTTCGATGCAGTCATCGTTGGTGGTGGTGGTTCAGGTATGCGTGCTTCTTATCAGCTTGCTCAAGCAGGTTTGAAAGTTGCTGTGCTAACCAAAGTATTCCCAACTCGTTCTCATACAGTTGCGGCTCAAGGTGGTATTGGTGCATCTCTTGGTAATATGCAAGAAGATAACTGGCACTATCACTTCTATGACACTGTTAAAGGTTCAGACTGGTTAGGTGACCAAGACGCAATCGAGTTTATGACTCGTGAAGCGCCTCAAGTTGTTTATGAACTTGAACACCTTGGTATGCCATTTGACCGTAACGCTGACGGTACAATTTACCAACGTCCTTTCGGTGGTCATGCTGCGAACTATGGTGAAAAACCAGTTCCACGTGCTTGTGCTGCTGCTGACCGTACAGGTCACGCACTTCTTCACACGCTTTATCAAAGCAACGTGAAAATGGGTACTCAATTCTTTGTTGAATGGATTGCATTAGATTTAATCCGTAATGAAGAAGGTGATGTGCTTGGTGTAACTGCGATTGACCAAGAAACGGGTAAAATTGCAGTATTCCAAGGTAAAGCAACATTGTTTGCTACTGGTGGTGCGGGTCGTGTTTACCGTGCATCTACTAACGCATATATCAACACTGGTGACGGTCTTGGTATGGCGGCTCGTGCAGGTATTCCATTACAAGATATGGAATTCTGGCAGTTCCACCCTACAGGTGTAGCGGGCGCAGGCGTATTGTTGACTGAAGGTTGTCGTGGTGAAGGTGCAATCCTTCGTAACAAAGACGGCGAACCGTTCATGGAACGTTATGCACCAACTTTGAAAGATTTGGCTCCACGTGACTTCGTATCACGTTCTATGGACCAAGAGATCAAAGAAGGTCGTGGTTGTGGTCCTAAAGGTGATTATATCCTTCTTGATATGACTCACTTGGGTGCGGACACGATCATGAAGCGTTTACCATCTGTATTTGAGATCGGTAAAAAATTCGCGAACGTTGACATCACTAAAGAAGCGATTCCTGTAGTACCAACAATCCATTATCAAATGGGTGGTATTCCAACGAATATTCATGGTCAAGTTGTTCTTCCTGAAAGTGCTGAAACTCAAGAACTTGTTGCGAACTACAACAAAGAAACTGGTGTGTATTCACACAATGGTGGTGAACGTAACTTCACTAAACCTGTAAAAGGTTTCTATGCAATTGGTGAATGTTCTTGCGTATCTGTACATGGTGCAAACCGTTTAGGTACGAACTCACTTCTTGACTTGGTTGTATTTGGTAAAGCTGCAGGTGAACACATCATTGATTACGTGACTAAACATCACGGTGATGAGTACACACCATTACCTACAACTGTGCTTGTAAATACAGTAAATCGTATCAAACACCTTGATGATTCAACTTCAGGTGAAAATGCACAAGAAGTCGCTGATGCAATCCGTGACATCGTTCAAGATCACGCGGGTGTATTCCGTACTCAAGCATTACTTGACGAAGGTGTTAAACAGATTCTTGCAATCGAACCTCGTGTACGTAACATTCACTTGAAAGACAAATCTAAAGTATTCAACACAGCACGTATTGAAGCTTTGGAAGTTGAAAACTTATACGAAGTAGCGAAAGCAACCTTGATTTCTGCTGCTGCACGTAAAGAATGTCGTGGTGCGCATACGGTTGTAGATTACGAGTTACCACCTGATCATGCAGATTACCCATATGGTCGTCGTGATGATGAGTGGATGAAACACACGTTGTGGTTCTCTACAGACAATCACTTGGAATATAAGCCAGTACGCTATAATCCATTGAAAGTTGATCCAATTCCACCTAAACCACGTACATTCTAA
- the sdhC gene encoding succinate dehydrogenase, cytochrome b556 subunit, producing the protein MPAVKSNRPVNLSMGQVLDVNLKSPVAIASILHRLSGVIVFLLVPVLLWLLDKSLSSPEGFAQVQAIFGGFVVRFIVWVFVAGLLFHFIMGIKHLFADLGFAEELQSGRVVATIALILAAISVIASFVWIVL; encoded by the coding sequence ATGCCCGCTGTGAAAAGCAACAGACCTGTCAATTTGTCCATGGGTCAAGTTTTAGATGTAAACTTAAAATCCCCTGTGGCTATTGCATCAATTCTACACCGTCTTTCTGGTGTCATCGTATTTTTACTCGTACCGGTACTTTTGTGGCTTTTAGACAAATCATTGTCTTCACCAGAAGGTTTTGCTCAAGTTCAAGCAATCTTTGGTGGCTTCGTTGTACGTTTCATCGTATGGGTGTTTGTAGCAGGCTTATTATTCCATTTCATTATGGGTATTAAACACTTATTTGCAGACCTTGGTTTTGCTGAAGAACTTCAAAGTGGTCGCGTTGTAGCTACAATTGCATTAATTTTGGCTGCGATTTCTGTAATCGCATCATTTGTATGGATTGTTCTCTAA